The sequence TGCTCGGCGTCTCCGCCCCGGAGCGGATGTAACCACACGGTCACGATCCCGCCCCCTCTTCACGCCATCGCCGCACCCAACGCGCCAACGCGATAAACGCGCCGCCGCGACGACGCACCCAACGCGACGACGCGACGACGCGATAAACGCGACGACGCAATAAACGCGCCAACGCGATCGACGCGCCTCCGCGGTACGCTAAAGAGATACTTGACAAAACTTTTGTGCCGGCTTATCGTATTATCAGATAAGCTGACTGTCTGATAATCAGGTAGAAGAGGGCGTATGATGGTAGAGACAAGCAGGGTAGGAAGGCGGGGAACTATCGTTATTCCGGCGGCGATCCGCCATCGTCTCAAAATCGAAGAGGGCGCATTCGTCATTGTTGAAGAACGAGAGGACGGAGTCCTGATCCGCCCGGCGGCCCTCATGCCGATTGAGATCTACACGGCCGAACGCCGGGCCGAGTTCCTTCTCTCAAATGCAGTTGATGCTGAGGATTACGCCCGAGCGCGTGAAGAGGTCAGGGCCATGGGACTCGACCCCGATGCGATTCCCCACTATACGGCCGCCGGGAATTGACGGGTGGACCGGCTCTTCCTGGATGCCAAAGTCCTGTTTTCTGCGGCCTATCGACCTGATGCCGGCCTCCGGCGCTTGTGGGGGATCGCCGGCGTCCAGCTCATCACCTCGACCTACGCAGAGGAGGAGGCCCGTCGCAACCTGGAAACCCCTGTTCAGCATGCGACCTTGGACGAGCTGCTTCGTCATGTCAAGATACTGAGCTTCCAGTCCGGCTTCTCTCTTCTGCCTACCGGTCTGGAGCTTCCGGACAACGACCGGCCGATTCTTGAGGCCGCCATCTTCAGTCAAGCCACGCATCTGCTCAGTGGGGATATGAAAGCCTTTGGCGCGTATTACGGTCGCGCACTCGCAGGGGTTCTTATCCTGCCGCCGGCTGCGTATCTCCGCTTTTTACTTGACAAGCCCAATGTGTGAAGTAAAAAACTGCACTAACGTGGCCTGAGTCGAGACAATCTGATCAGTCGTCAGATGAGTCGTCCCCATCATCTCCTCCAGCAATCCGTGACCGTGGCCCTGCACCCCGACCACGCCGTCCCCCACGCCATCGCCGCACCCAACGCGCCAACGCAATCGACGCCATCGCCGCAACGACGCTCTCGACGCGATGACGCCATAGACGCGATGACGCCATAGATGCAATCGCCGCGCCGCCGCGATCGACGCATGACAATCTCCCGTTTCGAAGATCTGGAGTGCTGGCAGGAGGCGACGGTCCCTGCTCTACTGCTGATATATGAAGCGATCTCGATGCGTAATCCGTACCGATGGAAGATCAGGGCGAGATGCTGACTGACCTTGATGGAGTTGTCGAGCGATTGATCGCGGCGTACGATCCCGAGAGGATCATTCTCTTTGGCTCACACGCCGCCGGTCGCGCCCAAGAGGGGAGTGATTTTGATCTCTTAATTCTTAAGGAGTCCGACAGAGAGCCCCTCGATCGACAGATCGAAGTGGAGAGGATTCTCTCGGATCGGCTCGTGCCTCTGGACCTGTTCGTCTACACCCCTCAAGAGGTGTGGGCTCTGTACGCAGCCGGCAGTCCATTCCTGGAGGAGGTCCTTGGCCGGGGGAGGGTACTGTATATGAGAAAAGCCACAGGGGCATGGATCGCAGAGGCCAGGGACGAGCTGGAGAGTGCGGCCATTCTCTTTGATCACCACAAGTATAGAGGAGTCTGTCTACATAGCCAGCAGACGGTGGAGAAGTGCCTGAAGGCCTTGCTTCTGGAGAAGGCTCGACCGCTGACGCGAACCCACGATATCGTTGAGTTGCTCAACCTTGTCACCGCCGAAGGGTGGACCGTAAGCGTGCCCATGGACGAGGCGGTTTTCCTCAACAGTGTCTACAGAGGGTGTTACCCCACTGAGCGGGGGCTGTTGCCGCACGGGGAACCAGGCGAAAAGGATGCGCACCGCGCCCTTCAGGCTGCCAAGACCCTGATGCAACGCGTAGATGAACTCCTGGGCAAATCAGGTGCACCATAGCATGAGCGCGATCGCACGGTACCGTCAATGACCACCGAACCGACCCTCTGCGGACGCAGGATGCGGGTCATCATAGTCACCAACCCCCCGCCCCGACCAACAGACCATGTCGACGCAACCAACGCGATCGACGCGACGACGCTATCGACCAGGCAGATCATCTAGTGAAGGTGCTGGCGGTGGGGATGCAGGCGTGATAAATTAAAACTCGTGTTCAGCTTCAAGGAACGAAGTATGAAGTCGCCAGGAGGCAGCAACTATGGCAACGGTCACTGATATTGGAACACTTATCGTGAGGTCACCGGAAATCCGGGGGGGACGCCCACGGATCGCTGGGACCGGGGTCACGGTACGGCGTATCGTAGGGTGGTACAAATTAGGATTGGCTCCGGAAGAGATAGCCGGCCGGATTGGCCACCTGTCATTGGCGCAAGTCCATGCAGCTCTCGCGTATTACCACGCGAATCGAGAAGAGATCGAAATCGACATTGCCGCTGAGGACATTGAAGCTGATCGCCTTGAGCGAGAGCACTTCCTTTCCCGAAAGAGCCCGTGACAGTCCGGCTATATGTGGACGAGGATGCTTTAGATAGCGACTTGGTGTCTGCTTTGCGTGCACGCGGTGTAGACGTTATCACCGCACGTGAAGCGAGCTTGATCGAGCAGAAGGACGAAGTACACCTGGAATATGCGACAAGGCAGGGTCGCGCGTTGTTTTCCTTCAATGTAGGAGATTTCTATCGTCTACATACCGGCTTTCTGAGAGGGGGCAAGTCGCATGCGGGAATCATCCTCGCACGTCAGCAGCGCTATTCAGTGGGCGAGCAAATGCGTCGCCTCCTGAAACTTGTTGTCACCAAGTCGGCTGAGGAAATGAGCAATCAGGTTGAATATCTCAGCGCCTGGGACTGATAGCCGCTACAGACAGATAAGCGACAGTGCCATCTGCGTGGACGATTTTGAGCATGCGTTACCGCATTTGGCCGTTCGAGGGCTGCAAGGGCGTGTGCGATATCATGATCGATTCCTTGTAACGTCCCTTGCGCACAGATGGCTCTGCTATATGATCGAGTAGACCAGATCGGCCCACCCACTCAATCGACCTAACAAACTCGACGCCGCGATGACGCTATGGACGCGATGACTCAATCGACTCTCTGGTCTCGCTCGTCTCGCTTTTCCCGCTCGTCTCACTAATCTCGCAGACGAACCCGACGCGACGACGCAATCAACGCAATCGACGCAATCGACGCGCCGCCGCAATCGACGCCATCGACCAAGACCAGACCAGACCAGACCAGACCAAGAAGCCGCACTATTGACTAGTATCAAGGGAGAAGAATAAGGTAAAATGAAAACGTGTGAGGCCCTCTTGATACGGAGCGCGTATGGCTGTACATGTGGTACACCCCCACGTTACACAGGTTGAAGGCATCGTTTCACACCCTCTCCTTCTACTACGATCAGCAAGCAGAGATCGATGCCGACCTTGACGCGAACCGAGAAGAATACGTCCGGCGTCGCCTGACCGGTGAAGATCCGTCTCTACCTCGATGAGGACGTCGACGTGGCGTTGGCTGCAGCCCTCCGTCAACGTGGGATCGACGTACTCACCACTCAGGAAGCCGGACACCTCACCCACGATCCTATACGGTTGTAGCATGCATAGCCACATGGCGGATAAGGCAAAAAATGTCTAGGACGGCGTTAGAGCTGACGACCGAGGAGTGGCGAGCATACCGACCTATCCAGAAGCCGAGTGAGCCGCAGGCAGAGGAGCGCTTTGGGCAGGCATGGGAGATCGCATGTCGAGCGGCACGCCTGTTGCGGGAGAGGTTTGGTGCCACGCGGGTGGTGATCTTCGGCTCGTTGGCCCACCGAACCCGGTTTCATCCCTGGTCGGACATAGACTTAGCTGCGTGGGGAATCCCAGCCGCTCAGTTCTATCGTGCTGTTGCCGCCGTCACGGGCCTCACCCCGGACTTTGAGGTAAGTCTGGTGGACCCGGAGGGCTGTCGGCCTGCTGTACAGGAGTCTATCGAGCGCGAAGGGGTCGACCTGTGAGCGAACGGCTCCTCGAGTTGGCCGAGCGAATCCGGTCTGAACTCAGTGACGTGGAGCGATTGGTGGGGCGCGTACAGGAAGGATGGCTCCGAGCAGAGCGGTCGGCGGATGACCTTTACCTGGATAGTGTGGCGCTGAATCTCCATGGGTTCTACGCCGGCTTGGAGAGGCTGTTTCAAACGATTGCTGCTGCCGTTGATGGGACTATGCCCCGAGGTGCGAACTGGCATCAGGTCCTGTTGCAGCAGATGGCCGTTGAGGCTCCCTCCTCAGTGCGTCCGGCTGTGATCTCCGAGAGGTCGCGGGATGCGTTAGACGAGTATCGCGGATTCCGCCATATCGTCCGCCATGTGTACACCTTCAAATTTGATCCTGGGAAGGTACAGCCGTTGGTAGAGCACATGCAGACAGTATTCCGGCAAGTACGCTCCGAAATGCTGGCTTTCGCGGATTTTCTGGAAGCACAGGGACGGGAAGAAGAGAGAGATTGACTGGTACTCCCCCTATCGCTCGCCCCGCTCGTCTCGCAGACCAAACCGACCAAGACCAAACAGACGCAATCGCCGCGCCAACGCAACCGACGCGATAAACGCGACGACGCCATCGACGCAACGACTCGACGCAAGACGCGACGACGCGATCGACGCGATCGACGCAATCAACGCGCCAATGCGAACTTTCAATAGTCCCCAAACTGGAGTAAACTGGTGTTCGATGAGACGCGAAGATTCTGCTGCCAAGTGAGATCCGGGGCGCGACGATACGCGTAGTGTACGATTGAAAGGAGTAGGGTGGTCAGATGCTGTTGGGATACATTCAAGAGGCATTGGAGAGGGCGCGGTACGAGCTCATCGAGGATGAAGAGCCGTATTATGGTGAGGTGCCGGAGTTACCTGGGGTGTGGGCGACAGGGAAGACGCTGGAAGCCTGTCGTCGCCATTTGGCAGAAGCCGTTGAGGACTGGGTGCTGTTGAGTATCGCGAAAGGATTACCGATACCGGCGTTGGGCCAGATCGCTATTCACCTACCGGAGAAGGTATCGGCGTGACGCCGCGGCTGACGCCTGTTTCGCGCCGCGAGCTGATCCAGCGCCTGAAGACACTGGGGATGGAAGCATAGTATAATTTCCGGAGAGATAAGGGAGGTGGCAGGACAATGCGCCGCATCGTGTACCGTACGGAGTTTTTCAAAGAAGGCGATCCGTATGTTGGCGTCGCTCCGGAGCTAGATGTTTCGAGTTTTGGAGAAACCCTAGAGGAAGCCAAGCAGTCCATTCAGGCGGCAGTAGAAGCCTTCGTCGACGAGTGTGAAGCAATGGGGACACTACAGGAAGTACTTGAAGAAGCGGGATTCAGTCAAAAAGGTGATACCTGGCTTCCCCGCCAACCCCTCGCAACAGAATTGCTCAGTGTAAGCTAAGAGGTGTCGGCTCAACGGATCGTCCCGCTCTCATTCCAGTGACCCACATTCTCACGAATCAACGCTACGCAACAGACGCAATCGACGCAATTGCCGAGTCCTGCTCAGAAAAGCCCGCGGGCGTAGGTGAAGCAGTCGAGCGAGAGGTGATATGAAGATGAAGACGCTCTATACCATGGTGGTGCGAAGAAGCGGCGACAAGTGGGTAACGCTCTGCCTGGAAAATGGCATGGTAGGCCAGGGAGCGAGTAGAGAAGAGGCGATGAGGCGGTTACGGGACGCGGTTGCGTCGTTCGAGGAGGCGGTGAAGGCAGAGGAGGACGCATATGCTGCGCCCGTTTCGATCAGAGAATTGCACGAGTTTCTGACCTACGAAGTAGATCAACCAACGGCCGAGCGCTACGAATTATGCGCCGTCTATGGCTAAAAAGATTCCCGCGCTTAAACCGCGGGAACTCATCCGCTTGCTGCTGGCCGAAGGGTGTATATTCTATCGCGAAGGCAAGGGCGATCACCGGCTGTACAGTCGAACGGTTGCGGGCAGGAAACGCATCGTTCCAATAGACATGGGCGCAGGTGAGCTTTCACCGCTCTACGTGTTACGCATTCTCAGGCAGCTCAGCTTCAGCGATGAAGAGATCGAGCGTCTCCTTCGGAAGTAACTCTGAACCGTCCGTTGTGTTCCTGCTCCCCATAGACCATCTCCGGTCTCTTTCGTCCCCGACCAGACAGACCAAACAGAGTTCAAGGTTCAACGAATAACGTTCAAGGTTCGACGAAGATAGTTCAAGGTTCAAGGTTCAATGTTTAACAAGTACCGTTCAACGTGCAAGGTTCAACGTTCAACCAGATCGACCAGATGACCAGATGGGATCACATCGTTGTCAAAACCGACAAATCATATCGTTGTGTACAATATGGCATCCTAAGATACAGGACAGAAGATAACGATTCGAAAACAGCTTTGTAATTGACAGGCGTGATGCAGACGTGATAGAAACGTATCAGCCTTGCAACGCGTGTTTCACCCTTGGAAGCGAACCAGCAACGCGGATGTCCGCCCTCGCCGCTTCAGAGTCGGTATGAGCTCCTCGCCACGCCGGCGCTGTAAGTGAGAGGGCGAAGCCACATCCGCCCCCCACACCATGAACGTTATCGTCTCGCCGTTCCCGCTCGTCCCGCTGATCCACGCCGCTCGCCGCCCGCAATATCGGGGGATTCAGAGGAAATCAACAGCATCGGGTTGCATACTCGGCCAAAGCATCGGCGATTAAAGTGAACCGATCACCAGGCAGGCTGTAAGAGACAATGAGGACTCCATGGTGAGGGCGCTGGTTATGGAAGAACTGGACCGTGAGGCGGATAAAATCGTCACGGTTTCTGGTCACGAAGCAACGTTCCTCTTGGGCGGCCCGGTCGAGCTGATCGGCATCAGAACGTCCTTCGGCGCCGACCTCGTGGACGCTGATCGCATCAACGCCCCGTGCGCGGAGCAACTCGGCAACCTTCTGGCTGAGGTCCTCGTCCAAGTAGAAGATCAAGGCCGGTCCGGTGTCAGGGAGGGATACCGTTCGGCGAGTCGCGCCTGTGTCCAAGCGTCGTTCTGAGAAATCTGTCGGTCTATCTCCTCGGGATAGGCGGCATAGTAGCCGAGGGTGGCACGGAGTTGAGGCTCAGAGAGCCAATGATAGGCGTGGCGGAGACGCTCCACATCGCGCTCAAGGCTCTGATATGTGGCGATGATCTCCCAGACCTCAAGGCCGGCGCCGGCAATGCGGGCCCTTCGGCCGGA comes from Candidatus Methylomirabilis lanthanidiphila and encodes:
- a CDS encoding DNA polymerase III subunit beta; translated protein: MEDQGEMLTDLDGVVERLIAAYDPERIILFGSHAAGRAQEGSDFDLLILKESDREPLDRQIEVERILSDRLVPLDLFVYTPQEVWALYAAGSPFLEEVLGRGRVLYMRKATGAWIAEARDELESAAILFDHHKYRGVCLHSQQTVEKCLKALLLEKARPLTRTHDIVELLNLVTAEGWTVSVPMDEAVFLNSVYRGCYPTERGLLPHGEPGEKDAHRALQAAKTLMQRVDELLGKSGAP
- a CDS encoding YcfA-like protein, yielding MAKKIPALKPRELIRLLLAEGCIFYREGKGDHRLYSRTVAGRKRIVPIDMGAGELSPLYVLRILRQLSFSDEEIERLLRK
- a CDS encoding SpoVT / AbrB like domain protein, which translates into the protein MVETSRVGRRGTIVIPAAIRHRLKIEEGAFVIVEEREDGVLIRPAALMPIEIYTAERRAEFLLSNAVDAEDYARAREEVRAMGLDPDAIPHYTAAGN